The Xiphophorus maculatus strain JP 163 A chromosome 21, X_maculatus-5.0-male, whole genome shotgun sequence genome window below encodes:
- the rps20 gene encoding LOW QUALITY PROTEIN: 40S ribosomal protein S20 (The sequence of the model RefSeq protein was modified relative to this genomic sequence to represent the inferred CDS: substituted 1 base at 1 genomic stop codon) yields the protein MSLISSXPRCEYRRRRRKGRDPDEENIKRKQASARPFSCGANHFGSVRSWLTADRLNFFRLSRSGITKMAFKDTGKAPVDTEVAIHRIRITLTSRNVKSLEKVCADLIRGAKEKNLKVKGPVRMPTKTLRITTRKTPCGEGSKTWDRFQMRIHKRLIDLHSPSEIVKQITSISIEPGVEVEVTIADA from the exons ATGTCACTGATCTCTAGTTAACCGCGGTGCGaatacagaagaagaagaagaaaaggcagAGACCCGGATGAAGAGAACATAAAGCGGAAGCAGGCCTCGGCTCGTCCTTTTTCCTGTGGAGCTAACCACTTTGGTAGCGTCCGTTCCTGGCTCACCGCTGATCGCTTGAATTTCTTCCGATTAAGTCGGTCAGGAATAACTAAAATG GCTTTTAAGGACACTGGTAAGGCGCCGGTTGACACCGAGGTCGCCATCCATCGCATCCGCATCACCCTCACCAGCCGCAACGTGAAATCTCTGGAGAAAG tctgCGCAGACCTGATCCGCGGCGCCAAGGAGAAGAACCTGAAGGTGAAGGGACCGGTCCGCATGCCAACCAAG ACTCTGCGCATCACCACCAGAAAGACTCCCTGTGGTGAAGGATCCAAAACCTGGGATCGCTTCCAGATGAGGATCCACAAGCGACTGATCGATCTGCACAGTCCATCCGAAATCGTCAAGCAGATCACCTCCATCAGCATCGAGCCCGGCGTAGAGGTCGAAGTCACCATTGCCGATGCATAA
- the anks6 gene encoding ankyrin repeat and SAM domain-containing protein 6 isoform X1, with product MKDMNFGVPANSLLLLRACDDGDYETARGLLEPGAPRESGRQSRLRSEAGSECAAPDGVSLVAVDCTDEEGNTGLQFASASGHENLVRFLLRKGASVDSRNNYGWTPLMQAARFGHLTVAHLLLENGAEINGRNRLGASVLSMAARGGHVHVVKLLLEGGAYVDDFDHLALAAETISNSNSSNSCSTAGFGPAEVYPVGGGGRDFMDITALMVASQHGHEAAVRLLLEWGSDVNFSQKTTGWGPLMAATLSGKESVAEQLVERGADPDRVNVLSKTAFELAMQLKQRGVKAYLDSITTVRPQTDDERKRPDVFSALKLGNSQLVKDILEEDPAQVNSSNQDGASPLMMAAVSGQLEVVQLMVEKKADVDRQDSAHGWTALMQATYHGNKDVVKYLLSQGADVNLRAKNGYTAFDLVMLLNDPDTELVRLLASVCMQVDKDKSKHRGRPLTSLSKSRQSLNNIPVPPDDKGGLKSWWSRMSNRFRRLKLTHTLRHGLSTNRLAPFPDEAETPLDATMRADAKAAAAPNGTAAAAAAPGVSDVSAAWAVKTKDAAGHCRTSSEKDDSLITTMLRSGAPLTRLPNDKLKAVIPPFLPPSYFEPWNSDRLRFLQDGKSEATRLPMPPQRKLNSSGNSDITSISRVVNRSIKFPSIPKGPSSSSPSNSGHYHSPHSSGGSNGVAGINRDSHNRSGGSADSVLSQIAAQRKRAAGLIEVKTQTAEKHHSPAPPPASVPVSLPGIPSNPSLVDTDLHARRKVERKKRSQSGNSSTSKSTSPTLTPSPSPTPKIPVGPGDSLSSASSHPRSKSSGGSSSGTITGEDELSSILKKLSLEKYHPIFEEQEVDMEAFLTLTDGDLKELGIKTDGPRQQILSAISELNAGKGRERQILQETIYNFQSSFGSSASNPRPPGQSRSPTTWMRHQVRSSSKR from the exons ATGAAAGACATGAACTTCGGCGTCCCCGCGAACTCGCTGCTGCTCTTGCGTGCCTGCGATGACGGGGACTACGAGACAGCCCGGGGTCTCCTGGAGCCCGGCGCCCCGAGAGAGTCGGGTCGGCAGAGCAGGCTGCGGTCAGAAGCGGGCTCCGAGTGCGCGGCCCCGGACGGGGTGTCCCTTGTAGCGGTGGACTGCACGGACGAGGAGGGGAACACCGGCCTGCAGTTCGCCTCGGCCAGCGGCCACGAGAACCTGGTGCGGTTCCTGCTGCGGAAGGGCGCCTCGGTGGACAGCCGCAACAACTACGGCTGGACCCCGCTGATGCAGGCTGCGAG GTTTGGCCACCTGACTGTCGCCCACCTCCTCCTGGAGAACGGGGCGGAGATAAACGGCCGCAACAGGCTTGGCGCCAGCGTTCTGTCCATGGCGGCCCGCGGGGGCCACGTTCACGTGGTCAAGCTGCTCCTCGAGGGCGGGGCCTACGTCGACGACTTCGACCACCTGGCCTTGGCTGCGGAGACCATCTctaacagcaacagcagcaacagctgcAG CACAGCTGGATTTGGACCTGCTGAGGTCTACCCGgtcggaggaggaggaagggatTTTATGGACATCACAGCTTTGATGGTGGCGTCCCAGCACGGTCACGAGGCCGCCGTCCGCCTGCTGCTGGAGTGGGGCTCTGATGTCAACTTTTCCCAGAAGACCACCGGCTGGGGGCCACTAATGGCGGCTACGCTCAGCGGGAAG GAATCGGTAGCCGAGCAGCTGGTGGAGCGCGGGGCCGATCCAGACCGGGTCAACGTTCTCTCCAAGACGGCCTTTGAGCTAGCCATGCAGCTGAAGCAAAGAGGCGTCAAGGCGTACCTGGACTCCATCACCACCGTCAGACCTCAAACGG ACGATGAAAGAAAAAGGCCAGACGTGTTCAGTGCTCTCAAACTGG GAAACTCCCAGCTCGTTAAAGACATCTTGGAGGAGGATCCGGCTCAGGTAAACTCCTCCAATCAGGACGGAGCGTCGCCGCTCATGATGGCGGCGGTGAGCGGGCAGTTGGAGGTGGTGCAGCTGATGGTGGAGAAGAAAGCCGACGTAGACAGACAGGACTCCGCTCACGGCTGGACCGCTTTAATGCAAGCCACGTATCACGG CAATAAAGACGTTGTCAAGTACCTGCTGAGTCAAGGAGCTGACGTCAACCTGCGAGCCAAGAATGGATACACTGCCTTTGATTTGGTCATGCTGCTCAACGACCCAG ACACTGAGCTGGTGCGTCTCTTGGCATCGGTGTGCATGCAGGTGGACAAGGACAAATCCAAACACCGCGGCCGACCTTTGACCAGCCTCTCCAAAAGCAGACAGTCCCTCAACAACATTCCAGTGCCACCCGATGACAAGGGAGGCCTCAAG TCCTGGTGGAGCAGGATGTCCAATCGCTTCCGGAGGCTGAAGCTGACTCACACCCTGAGGCACGGCCTCTCAACCAATCGGCTGGCTCCGTTTCCAGACGAAGCCGAGACTCCGCTGGACGCCACGATGAGGGCGGACGCGAAGGCCGCAGCTGCGCCCAACGGCACGGCTGCGGCAGCTGCCGCTCCAGGAGTGAGTGACGTGAGCGCCGCGTGGGCCGTCAAGACCAAAGACGCTG CAGGTCACTGCAGGACATCCTCAGAAAAGGACGACTCTCTGATAACCACAATG CTGAGAAGCGGTGCTCCTCTCACCCGGCTGCCGAATGACAAGCTGAAAGCCGTGATCCCTCCCTTCCTGCCGCCGTCCTACTTTGAGCCCTGGAACTCCGACCGATTGCGTTTCCTCCAAGACGGGAAGAGCGAGGCAACGCGGCTGCCGATGCCTCCTCAACGGAAACTCAACAGCAGCGGGAACTCTGACATT ACGTCCATCAGTCGTGTTGTGAACAGGTCCATCAAGTTTCCGAGCATCCCTAAGGGACCCTCCTCATCCTCGCCCTCTAATTCTGGTCACTACCACTCCCCCCACTCCTCCGGGGGGTCCAACGGAGTAGCGGGGATCAACCGGGACTCTCACAATCGCTCAG ggggcagcgCAGACAGCGTTCTCTCCCAGATAGCTGCCCAGCGCAAAAGAGCTGCGGGGCTGATAGAGGTGAAGACCCAAACGGCAGAGAAGCATCATAGCCCGGCTCCTCCGCCGGCGTCAGTACCCGTCAGCCTGCCTGGCATCCCGTCCAACCCGAGCCTGGTCGACACGGATCTCCACGCCAGAAGG AAGGTGGAGCGGAAAAAGAGATCGCAGTCTGGGAATTCGTCCACCTCCAAGAGCACGTCCCCGACTTTAACCCCGTCTCCGTCCCCGACGCCAAAGATCCCCGTCGGCCCGGGCGACTCTCTGTCGTCGGCTTCGTCTCACCCGCGCTCCAAGAGCAGCGGCGGCTCCAGCAGCGGCACCATCACAGGCGAAG atGAGCTGTCTAGTATTTTGAAGAAACTGTCTCTTGAGAAATAccaccctatttttgaggagcAGGAG GTCGACATGGAAGCGTTCCTGACTCTAACAGACGGAGACCTGAAGGAGCTGGGGATCAAAACAGACGGCCCCAGGCAGCAGATCCTATCCGCCATATCCGAACTCAACGCTGGAAAG GGTCGGGAAAGGCAGATCCTTCAAGAGACCATCTATAACTTCCAGTCGTCGTTCGGCAGCAGCGCCAGCAACCCGAGGCCACCAGGCCAGTCCCGGT cTCCAACAACTTGGATGAGGCATCAAGTTCGCTCCTCCAGCAAAAGATAA
- the anks6 gene encoding ankyrin repeat and SAM domain-containing protein 6 isoform X3, which yields MSQRTGFGHLTVAHLLLENGAEINGRNRLGASVLSMAARGGHVHVVKLLLEGGAYVDDFDHLALAAETISNSNSSNSCSTAGFGPAEVYPVGGGGRDFMDITALMVASQHGHEAAVRLLLEWGSDVNFSQKTTGWGPLMAATLSGKESVAEQLVERGADPDRVNVLSKTAFELAMQLKQRGVKAYLDSITTVRPQTDDERKRPDVFSALKLGNSQLVKDILEEDPAQVNSSNQDGASPLMMAAVSGQLEVVQLMVEKKADVDRQDSAHGWTALMQATYHGNKDVVKYLLSQGADVNLRAKNGYTAFDLVMLLNDPDTELVRLLASVCMQVDKDKSKHRGRPLTSLSKSRQSLNNIPVPPDDKGGLKSWWSRMSNRFRRLKLTHTLRHGLSTNRLAPFPDEAETPLDATMRADAKAAAAPNGTAAAAAAPGVSDVSAAWAVKTKDAAGHCRTSSEKDDSLITTMLRSGAPLTRLPNDKLKAVIPPFLPPSYFEPWNSDRLRFLQDGKSEATRLPMPPQRKLNSSGNSDITSISRVVNRSIKFPSIPKGPSSSSPSNSGHYHSPHSSGGSNGVAGINRDSHNRSGGSADSVLSQIAAQRKRAAGLIEVKTQTAEKHHSPAPPPASVPVSLPGIPSNPSLVDTDLHARRKVERKKRSQSGNSSTSKSTSPTLTPSPSPTPKIPVGPGDSLSSASSHPRSKSSGGSSSGTITGEDELSSILKKLSLEKYHPIFEEQEVDMEAFLTLTDGDLKELGIKTDGPRQQILSAISELNAGKGRERQILQETIYNFQSSFGSSASNPRPPGQSRSPTTWMRHQVRSSSKR from the exons ATGTCACAACGAACGgg GTTTGGCCACCTGACTGTCGCCCACCTCCTCCTGGAGAACGGGGCGGAGATAAACGGCCGCAACAGGCTTGGCGCCAGCGTTCTGTCCATGGCGGCCCGCGGGGGCCACGTTCACGTGGTCAAGCTGCTCCTCGAGGGCGGGGCCTACGTCGACGACTTCGACCACCTGGCCTTGGCTGCGGAGACCATCTctaacagcaacagcagcaacagctgcAG CACAGCTGGATTTGGACCTGCTGAGGTCTACCCGgtcggaggaggaggaagggatTTTATGGACATCACAGCTTTGATGGTGGCGTCCCAGCACGGTCACGAGGCCGCCGTCCGCCTGCTGCTGGAGTGGGGCTCTGATGTCAACTTTTCCCAGAAGACCACCGGCTGGGGGCCACTAATGGCGGCTACGCTCAGCGGGAAG GAATCGGTAGCCGAGCAGCTGGTGGAGCGCGGGGCCGATCCAGACCGGGTCAACGTTCTCTCCAAGACGGCCTTTGAGCTAGCCATGCAGCTGAAGCAAAGAGGCGTCAAGGCGTACCTGGACTCCATCACCACCGTCAGACCTCAAACGG ACGATGAAAGAAAAAGGCCAGACGTGTTCAGTGCTCTCAAACTGG GAAACTCCCAGCTCGTTAAAGACATCTTGGAGGAGGATCCGGCTCAGGTAAACTCCTCCAATCAGGACGGAGCGTCGCCGCTCATGATGGCGGCGGTGAGCGGGCAGTTGGAGGTGGTGCAGCTGATGGTGGAGAAGAAAGCCGACGTAGACAGACAGGACTCCGCTCACGGCTGGACCGCTTTAATGCAAGCCACGTATCACGG CAATAAAGACGTTGTCAAGTACCTGCTGAGTCAAGGAGCTGACGTCAACCTGCGAGCCAAGAATGGATACACTGCCTTTGATTTGGTCATGCTGCTCAACGACCCAG ACACTGAGCTGGTGCGTCTCTTGGCATCGGTGTGCATGCAGGTGGACAAGGACAAATCCAAACACCGCGGCCGACCTTTGACCAGCCTCTCCAAAAGCAGACAGTCCCTCAACAACATTCCAGTGCCACCCGATGACAAGGGAGGCCTCAAG TCCTGGTGGAGCAGGATGTCCAATCGCTTCCGGAGGCTGAAGCTGACTCACACCCTGAGGCACGGCCTCTCAACCAATCGGCTGGCTCCGTTTCCAGACGAAGCCGAGACTCCGCTGGACGCCACGATGAGGGCGGACGCGAAGGCCGCAGCTGCGCCCAACGGCACGGCTGCGGCAGCTGCCGCTCCAGGAGTGAGTGACGTGAGCGCCGCGTGGGCCGTCAAGACCAAAGACGCTG CAGGTCACTGCAGGACATCCTCAGAAAAGGACGACTCTCTGATAACCACAATG CTGAGAAGCGGTGCTCCTCTCACCCGGCTGCCGAATGACAAGCTGAAAGCCGTGATCCCTCCCTTCCTGCCGCCGTCCTACTTTGAGCCCTGGAACTCCGACCGATTGCGTTTCCTCCAAGACGGGAAGAGCGAGGCAACGCGGCTGCCGATGCCTCCTCAACGGAAACTCAACAGCAGCGGGAACTCTGACATT ACGTCCATCAGTCGTGTTGTGAACAGGTCCATCAAGTTTCCGAGCATCCCTAAGGGACCCTCCTCATCCTCGCCCTCTAATTCTGGTCACTACCACTCCCCCCACTCCTCCGGGGGGTCCAACGGAGTAGCGGGGATCAACCGGGACTCTCACAATCGCTCAG ggggcagcgCAGACAGCGTTCTCTCCCAGATAGCTGCCCAGCGCAAAAGAGCTGCGGGGCTGATAGAGGTGAAGACCCAAACGGCAGAGAAGCATCATAGCCCGGCTCCTCCGCCGGCGTCAGTACCCGTCAGCCTGCCTGGCATCCCGTCCAACCCGAGCCTGGTCGACACGGATCTCCACGCCAGAAGG AAGGTGGAGCGGAAAAAGAGATCGCAGTCTGGGAATTCGTCCACCTCCAAGAGCACGTCCCCGACTTTAACCCCGTCTCCGTCCCCGACGCCAAAGATCCCCGTCGGCCCGGGCGACTCTCTGTCGTCGGCTTCGTCTCACCCGCGCTCCAAGAGCAGCGGCGGCTCCAGCAGCGGCACCATCACAGGCGAAG atGAGCTGTCTAGTATTTTGAAGAAACTGTCTCTTGAGAAATAccaccctatttttgaggagcAGGAG GTCGACATGGAAGCGTTCCTGACTCTAACAGACGGAGACCTGAAGGAGCTGGGGATCAAAACAGACGGCCCCAGGCAGCAGATCCTATCCGCCATATCCGAACTCAACGCTGGAAAG GGTCGGGAAAGGCAGATCCTTCAAGAGACCATCTATAACTTCCAGTCGTCGTTCGGCAGCAGCGCCAGCAACCCGAGGCCACCAGGCCAGTCCCGGT cTCCAACAACTTGGATGAGGCATCAAGTTCGCTCCTCCAGCAAAAGATAA
- the anks6 gene encoding ankyrin repeat and SAM domain-containing protein 6 isoform X2 — MKDMNFGVPANSLLLLRACDDGDYETARGLLEPGAPRESGRQSRLRSEAGSECAAPDGVSLVAVDCTDEEGNTGLQFASASGHENLVRFLLRKGASVDSRNNYGWTPLMQAARFGHLTVAHLLLENGAEINGRNRLGASVLSMAARGGHVHVVKLLLEGGAYVDDFDHLALAAETISNSNSSNSCSTAGFGPAEVYPVGGGGRDFMDITALMVASQHGHEAAVRLLLEWGSDVNFSQKTTGWGPLMAATLSGKESVAEQLVERGADPDRVNVLSKTAFELAMQLKQRGVKAYLDSITTVRPQTDDERKRPDVFSALKLGNSQLVKDILEEDPAQVNSSNQDGASPLMMAAVSGQLEVVQLMVEKKADVDRQDSAHGWTALMQATYHGNKDVVKYLLSQGADVNLRAKNGYTAFDLVMLLNDPDTELVRLLASVCMQVDKDKSKHRGRPLTSLSKSRQSLNNIPVPPDDKGGLKSWWSRMSNRFRRLKLTHTLRHGLSTNRLAPFPDEAETPLDATMRADAKAAAAPNGTAAAAAAPGVSDVSAAWAVKTKDAGHCRTSSEKDDSLITTMLRSGAPLTRLPNDKLKAVIPPFLPPSYFEPWNSDRLRFLQDGKSEATRLPMPPQRKLNSSGNSDITSISRVVNRSIKFPSIPKGPSSSSPSNSGHYHSPHSSGGSNGVAGINRDSHNRSGGSADSVLSQIAAQRKRAAGLIEVKTQTAEKHHSPAPPPASVPVSLPGIPSNPSLVDTDLHARRKVERKKRSQSGNSSTSKSTSPTLTPSPSPTPKIPVGPGDSLSSASSHPRSKSSGGSSSGTITGEDELSSILKKLSLEKYHPIFEEQEVDMEAFLTLTDGDLKELGIKTDGPRQQILSAISELNAGKGRERQILQETIYNFQSSFGSSASNPRPPGQSRSPTTWMRHQVRSSSKR; from the exons ATGAAAGACATGAACTTCGGCGTCCCCGCGAACTCGCTGCTGCTCTTGCGTGCCTGCGATGACGGGGACTACGAGACAGCCCGGGGTCTCCTGGAGCCCGGCGCCCCGAGAGAGTCGGGTCGGCAGAGCAGGCTGCGGTCAGAAGCGGGCTCCGAGTGCGCGGCCCCGGACGGGGTGTCCCTTGTAGCGGTGGACTGCACGGACGAGGAGGGGAACACCGGCCTGCAGTTCGCCTCGGCCAGCGGCCACGAGAACCTGGTGCGGTTCCTGCTGCGGAAGGGCGCCTCGGTGGACAGCCGCAACAACTACGGCTGGACCCCGCTGATGCAGGCTGCGAG GTTTGGCCACCTGACTGTCGCCCACCTCCTCCTGGAGAACGGGGCGGAGATAAACGGCCGCAACAGGCTTGGCGCCAGCGTTCTGTCCATGGCGGCCCGCGGGGGCCACGTTCACGTGGTCAAGCTGCTCCTCGAGGGCGGGGCCTACGTCGACGACTTCGACCACCTGGCCTTGGCTGCGGAGACCATCTctaacagcaacagcagcaacagctgcAG CACAGCTGGATTTGGACCTGCTGAGGTCTACCCGgtcggaggaggaggaagggatTTTATGGACATCACAGCTTTGATGGTGGCGTCCCAGCACGGTCACGAGGCCGCCGTCCGCCTGCTGCTGGAGTGGGGCTCTGATGTCAACTTTTCCCAGAAGACCACCGGCTGGGGGCCACTAATGGCGGCTACGCTCAGCGGGAAG GAATCGGTAGCCGAGCAGCTGGTGGAGCGCGGGGCCGATCCAGACCGGGTCAACGTTCTCTCCAAGACGGCCTTTGAGCTAGCCATGCAGCTGAAGCAAAGAGGCGTCAAGGCGTACCTGGACTCCATCACCACCGTCAGACCTCAAACGG ACGATGAAAGAAAAAGGCCAGACGTGTTCAGTGCTCTCAAACTGG GAAACTCCCAGCTCGTTAAAGACATCTTGGAGGAGGATCCGGCTCAGGTAAACTCCTCCAATCAGGACGGAGCGTCGCCGCTCATGATGGCGGCGGTGAGCGGGCAGTTGGAGGTGGTGCAGCTGATGGTGGAGAAGAAAGCCGACGTAGACAGACAGGACTCCGCTCACGGCTGGACCGCTTTAATGCAAGCCACGTATCACGG CAATAAAGACGTTGTCAAGTACCTGCTGAGTCAAGGAGCTGACGTCAACCTGCGAGCCAAGAATGGATACACTGCCTTTGATTTGGTCATGCTGCTCAACGACCCAG ACACTGAGCTGGTGCGTCTCTTGGCATCGGTGTGCATGCAGGTGGACAAGGACAAATCCAAACACCGCGGCCGACCTTTGACCAGCCTCTCCAAAAGCAGACAGTCCCTCAACAACATTCCAGTGCCACCCGATGACAAGGGAGGCCTCAAG TCCTGGTGGAGCAGGATGTCCAATCGCTTCCGGAGGCTGAAGCTGACTCACACCCTGAGGCACGGCCTCTCAACCAATCGGCTGGCTCCGTTTCCAGACGAAGCCGAGACTCCGCTGGACGCCACGATGAGGGCGGACGCGAAGGCCGCAGCTGCGCCCAACGGCACGGCTGCGGCAGCTGCCGCTCCAGGAGTGAGTGACGTGAGCGCCGCGTGGGCCGTCAAGACCAAAGACGCTG GTCACTGCAGGACATCCTCAGAAAAGGACGACTCTCTGATAACCACAATG CTGAGAAGCGGTGCTCCTCTCACCCGGCTGCCGAATGACAAGCTGAAAGCCGTGATCCCTCCCTTCCTGCCGCCGTCCTACTTTGAGCCCTGGAACTCCGACCGATTGCGTTTCCTCCAAGACGGGAAGAGCGAGGCAACGCGGCTGCCGATGCCTCCTCAACGGAAACTCAACAGCAGCGGGAACTCTGACATT ACGTCCATCAGTCGTGTTGTGAACAGGTCCATCAAGTTTCCGAGCATCCCTAAGGGACCCTCCTCATCCTCGCCCTCTAATTCTGGTCACTACCACTCCCCCCACTCCTCCGGGGGGTCCAACGGAGTAGCGGGGATCAACCGGGACTCTCACAATCGCTCAG ggggcagcgCAGACAGCGTTCTCTCCCAGATAGCTGCCCAGCGCAAAAGAGCTGCGGGGCTGATAGAGGTGAAGACCCAAACGGCAGAGAAGCATCATAGCCCGGCTCCTCCGCCGGCGTCAGTACCCGTCAGCCTGCCTGGCATCCCGTCCAACCCGAGCCTGGTCGACACGGATCTCCACGCCAGAAGG AAGGTGGAGCGGAAAAAGAGATCGCAGTCTGGGAATTCGTCCACCTCCAAGAGCACGTCCCCGACTTTAACCCCGTCTCCGTCCCCGACGCCAAAGATCCCCGTCGGCCCGGGCGACTCTCTGTCGTCGGCTTCGTCTCACCCGCGCTCCAAGAGCAGCGGCGGCTCCAGCAGCGGCACCATCACAGGCGAAG atGAGCTGTCTAGTATTTTGAAGAAACTGTCTCTTGAGAAATAccaccctatttttgaggagcAGGAG GTCGACATGGAAGCGTTCCTGACTCTAACAGACGGAGACCTGAAGGAGCTGGGGATCAAAACAGACGGCCCCAGGCAGCAGATCCTATCCGCCATATCCGAACTCAACGCTGGAAAG GGTCGGGAAAGGCAGATCCTTCAAGAGACCATCTATAACTTCCAGTCGTCGTTCGGCAGCAGCGCCAGCAACCCGAGGCCACCAGGCCAGTCCCGGT cTCCAACAACTTGGATGAGGCATCAAGTTCGCTCCTCCAGCAAAAGATAA